CACCGGGCTCAGCACGCCCAATTGGCCGGCATTGGCCACCAGCCCGTCCAGATGCCCCCAGCGCTCGAAGATCGCCGCGCCGAGCCGGTCGATGGCCTCGCCGTCGCGCAGGTCCATCGGCACCAGCGTCGCCGAGCCGCCGAGCTTTTGAATTTCGTCGTCGATATCCTCAAGGCCGCCAACGGTGCGCGCCACCGCGATCACATGCGCACCGCGGCGCGCCGCCTCCAGGCTCGCCGCATAGCCGATGCCGCGCGATGCTCCGGTGACCAGCACGACCTTGCCGGCCAGTTCGTCATTGTCTGTCATTAGCCCGCTTCCTTGAGCAGTGAAATCTGCTTGGGGTCGCTCATGGTCCGGCCATTGAGATCGGTCAAGTGCGTCGGGTAGTCGCCGGTGAAGTAATGGTCGGTGAATTGCGGCGCCTTCATATTGCGCCTCTCCCCGCCCACGGCCTCATAGACCCCGTCAATGGAGAGGAATTGCAGCGAATCCGCCCCGATATAGCGGCACATCGCCTCCAGGTCGGCATATTGATTGGCCAGCAGCTTGTCCGGGTCCGGCGTGTCGATGCCGTAATAATCGGAATGGAAGATCATCGGGCTGGCGACGCGGATATGCACTTCGGTGGCCCCGGCATCGCGCATCATCTGCACGATCTTGATCGAGGTGGTGCCGCGCACGATGGAATCGTCGATCAGCACCACGCGCTTGCCGGCGATTTCGGCGCGATTGGCCGAGTGTTTGAGGCGCACGCCGAAGGCGCGAATCTGCTGGGTCGGCTCGATGAAGGTGCGGCCCACATAATGGTTGCGGATGATGCCCAGCTCGAACGGAATGCCGCTCTGCTGCGCATAGCCGATGGCCGCCGGCGTGCCGCCATCGGGCACCGGCACCACCACATCGGCGGCCACCGGCGCTTCCTTGGCCAGATTGATGCCCATATTCTTGCGCGCCTTATAGACGCTGCGGCCCGAAACCACCGAATCGGGGCGGGCGAAATAGACATATTCGAACAGGCAGGGCCGCTCGGCGACCTTGCGGGCCGGCTTGCGCGCCTCCACGCTGATCGAGCCGTCCGGCTGGATTTCGCAGATGATGACTTCGCCGTTCTCGACGTCGCGGATATATTTCGCGCCGATAATGTCGAGGGCGCAGGTTTCCGAGCAGAAGATCGGCTTGCCGTCCAGCTCTCCCATCACCAGCGGCCGGATGCCCACCGGATCGCGCGCCGCGATCAGCTTGGTGCGAGTCATGGCCAGCATGGCATAGCCGCCTTCCATCTGGCGGATGGCGTCGATGAAGCGGTCGGTGCTGGAGGAATGGCGCGACCGGGCGATCAGGTGCAGCACCACTTCGGTATCCGAGGTCGACTGGCAGATGGCGCCGGTGGCGATGATCTGCCGGCGCAGCGTCAGCCCATTGGTGAAATTGCCATTGTGAGCAACGGCGATGCCGCCCACTTCCAGTTCCGCGAACAATGGCTGCACATTGCGCAGCGCCACTTCGCCGGTGGTCGAATAACGGGTATGGCCGATGGAGATATTGCCCGGCAGCTTCGCCAGCACGGCCGGATTGGTATAATGGTCGCCCACCAGCCCCATATGCTTTTCCTGGCGGAATTGCCGCCCGTCGAAGCTGACAATGCCGGCCGCTTCCTGCCCGCGATGCTGCAAGGCGTGCAAGCCGAGGGCGGTGAGGGTCGAGGCATCGTCATGCCCCAAAATGCCGAACACGCCGCATTCTTCATGCAGCGTGTCGCCATCGAGATCGAAATCGTCATCGCTGGTATGGGTCACCAGGGTCTCCATGCGAACAGGCAGGGCTCGCTTGCCAATTAGCGCATTTTCCTGCCGGTCACCAATGACAAGTGCGGCCGGCAGGCTTGCGGCGGTGCGCTGCCCGCCAGCGGCCATGGTCAGGCCTGCGGCTCGATCGGCTGGTCGATCACGGGATCGGTGGGGTCGACCGTGCCGTCCATCGTGCCGTCAAGCGGCGCCGGAGGGGCGGGCGTGTCCTCGGTCAGATTGGCGCCGCCGCCATGCAGGATATCGGTCACCTGCTGCTCCAGCCCGTCGGGCAGCATGGAAATCAGCGTGTCGCCCATATTGCGCAGATGCGGCAGCGTCTGCGCATTGGCGGCCCAGTCGGGCAGGTTGTTGGGCAGCAGCCACAGCCCGAAAATGGTGATGACGATGGCGATGAGCACACCGCGCAAGACGCCGAAGACGAAGCCCAGCGTCCGGTCGATCGGCCCGATGCGGCTATCCACCACGAAATCGGCAATGCGCATGGTCAATAGATGCAGCACGATCAGCGCCACGATGAAACTCACCACCACCGTGGCGATATCGGCCACCACCGGCTCGGCGATATATTGCCGGGCGATATCGGGATGATATTGCCACATATAGACGGCGATGGCGGCGGAACCGGCCCAGGTCGCCAGCGAAAGCACTTCACGGGTCAGGCCTCGCGCCGTGGCCAGGATCGCCGAGATCAGCACCAGCACACCCACACCAACGTCGAACGCTGTCAGCATATGTCTTTCGCCTGTTTTCCTGCCATATGGCTTGTTCAAGTATCGGGCTGAAAAGCAGCTGGCCTTTTCAGACAAGTCCGATGCACGACAAATAGATGGAGCGCTAGACCCGATCTATCCGGCCCGGCTGGCGCTATAACGGCGACCTTTAGCGGCTTTGCGGCAACCTGCCAAGGGCAGGGCGCATCCGCAGTCGCAATCTCCCCGAAAACTATTTGTTTACCATGCTCCATGTCCCGATCCGTCCGCCGGCCCAATCTCCCCTGGACCCCATCCTCAGCCTGTCGAAAGACCAGGTCGGCAAATCCGTGCCCTCACCACCCTTCCGGCTCCGGCATCGGGCGTTTTCCCTGCGCGGCGATCCGGCTGACCATGTCGCTCAATTGTGCATATTCGGTGACCTCCAGGCCGCTGCCGCGATCGGCCTTGCCCAGCTTGCCGGTCATCACCGCGCCGAAACCCAGCTTCCGCGCCTCGCGCAGCCGCAAGGCCCCATGCACTACCGGCCTGACGCCGCCCGCCAGCGAGATTTCCCCGAAATAGACCGCGTCGGCCGGCAGCGGCGAGCCGGTCAGCGACGAGATCAGCGCCGCCGCCACGGCCAGGTCCGCCGCCGGCTCGTTGATTTTGAGCCCGCCGGCGACATTGAGATAGATGTCATTGGCGCCGATGCGCACCCCGCAGCGGGTTTCCAGCACCGCCAGCACCATGGAAAGGCGGGAGCTGTCCCAGCCCACCACTGCCCGGCGCGGCGTGCCGAGCGGGGAAGGGGCGACCAAGGCCTGGATTTCGATGAGCAGCGGCCGCGTCCCTTCCATGCCGGCGAACACCGCCGATCCGGCCGCGTCCTTGTCGCGCTGGTCGAGGAACAGCGCCGATGGATTGGCCACCTGTTCCAGCCCGAGCTCGGTCATGGCGAAGACGCCGATCTCGTCGGTGGCGCCATAGCGGTTCTTCACCCCGCGCAGAATGCGGAACGTATGGCTGCTGTCGCCTTCGAAATACAGTACGGCATCGACCATATGCTCGACCACGCGCGGTCCGGCGATCTGCCCGTCCTTGGTGACATGGCCCACCAGCACCACCGCGGCGCCGCTTTTCTTGGCGAACCGCGTCAGCGCCTGCGCCGAGGTACGCACCTGCGTCACGGTGCCCGGCGCCGAATCCACCCTTTCGGTCCACAGCGTCTGGATGGAATCGATGATCACCAGGTCCGGTGGCGCGCCGTTTTCCAGCGTGGCGAGGATGATTTCGACATTGGTTTCGGCGGCCAGCAGCACATCGGCATCGCCCAGTCCCAGCCGCTGCGCCCGCAGCCGCACCTGCGCCACCGCTTCCTCGCCGGACACATAGACGACGCGCTTGCCTTTCCCCGCCAGGGCCGCCGCCGATTGCAGCAGCAGCGTCGATTTGCCGATCCCCGGATCGCCGCCGACCAGCAGGGCCGAGCCCTTGACGAAGCCGCCGCCGGTCACCCGGTCGAGTTCGGCAATGCCGGTGACGACGCGCGCGGCGCTTTCGGTTTCGCCCGACAGCGGCACCAGATTGGTCACCCGTCCGCCCGCCTTGGCCGATTTCGGGCCGGCGCCGACACCGGAATCGACGATTTCCTCGACGATGCTGTTCCACTCGCCGCAGGCATCGCATCGCCCCTGCCAGCGGCTGGTGACCGCCCCGCAGGACTGGCAGACAAAGGTGGATCGGGCCTTCGCCATCTAGACCGACATATCCATAATGAATTTTACCCCCGGTAGCGCTCGCCCGAAACGCTAGCAGGCCGGGATGGTGCTGACAAGAACAAAAAGGGAACTTTTATTGCCCTCTCCCCGGATCGTCACCCTAACGAAGAGCCCTCGCGTCGAGCGCGAGGGTGACGAGCGGCGGTTGTGGCACCTCGTTCGTCACCGCGTCATTCCCGCGAACGCGGGAAACCCTGTTAAATGGAGGCCCCCGCCTTCGCGGGGGTGACACCGGGAACCATGCGGCAATAGCGTGCAGAATGGACAAGGCCCGTCCAGCAAGCCCCCCGGATCGTCACCCTCGCGCCTGACGCGAGGGCTCTTGCGGCGGCCCTCCATAAACACAGACCCCTCGCGTCGAGCGCGAGGGTGACGAGTGAGGTTTTGGCAACAACGGAACCCGCTGTTCACAAGCCCCCGCTAATCCGGCAAATGCCCATCGCCGATATAATTGCGGCTATAGCGGCCCTTGAGGCTGGTCAGCAATTCATAGCCGATCGTGCCCGCCGCTTCGGCCTGCTCGTCCACGTCGACATTCGGTCCCAGCACTTCGGCGCCCTCGCCGGGGCTGGGCAGGTCGGAGCCGAGTTCGGTGATGTCGACGATGGTCAGGTCCATCGAGATCCGGCCGATCACCGGGCAGAGCTTGCCGCGAATGAACACCTTGCCGCCGGGGCGCTGATTGGTGCCCGACAGCGAGCGGAAAAAGCCATCGGCATAGCCATGGCCGAGCACGGCCAGCTTCGAATTGCGATTGAGCGTATAGGTGGCGCCATAGCCCACGCTTTCGCCGGTCCGCCCCTCGGTCACCTGCAGGATGGGTACATGCAGCGTCACCACCGGCTGCATCGGGTTCCTGCGGCCATTGACGGCCCGTCCGCCATACAGCGCGATGCCCGGACGCACCATCTGGAAATGATAGTCGCGGCCCGTCATCAAACCGGCGGAATTGGCCAGCGATGCCGGAATGCCCGGAAATTGCGCCGTGACCGAGCCGAACAGCGCCAATTGCGTGCGGTTCTTCTCGTGGTTCGGCGTGTCGGCGCAGGCCAGGTGGCTCATGATCATCTGCGGCGCGAAACCCAGCTTCTCGATCCGCTCGCGCACCGGGGCGGCCTCGTTCAGCCGGAAGCCCAGCCGGTTGATGCCGGTGTCGAAATGGAAGGCGGCCGGATAGGCCTCGTTGCGCTCGACGCATTTATTGAGCCATTCCTCCAGCATGCCCATGGAGGACAGCACCGGCATCAGGTTCTGCCGGATATAGAGATTGGCCGCGCCGGGATAGAGCCCGTAAAGAATGAAGATATGCGCATCCGGCACGGCGGCGCGCACGGCCATGCCTTCGTCCGGCGTGGCCACGAAGAAGAACCGGGCGCCGGCGGCGTGCAGCGCCTTGCTGGCCATGTCGATGCCGGTGCCATAGGCATCGGCCTTGACCACGGCGGCCGTCAGCGCGCCGGCGCTCACCTTGTCCAGGGCGCGCCAGTTACGGGCCAGGGCCCCCAAATCGATGCTCAATTGGCCGCCAAGGCCGGATGTCAGCGTCATGCCTATTCCATGCGTTCGGGCAGATAGTCTGCCCGAGCAAGGTTACCAAAGCGGGTAAATTGCGCCTCGAAGCTCAATTGCACGGTGCCGGTGGGGCCGTGGCGCTGCTTGGCGATGATGACTTCCGCCTTGCCATGCACCTTTTCCATTTCTCCCTGCCAGGCCAGATGTTCGGGCGTGCCCTCCTTGGGCTCCTTGTTCTTGAGATAATATTCTTCGCGGTACACGAACAGCACCACGTCGGCGTCCTGCTCGATAGAGCCCGATTCGCGCAAGTCCGCCAATTGCGGGTGCTTGTCGTCGCGCGCTTCCACCTGGCGCGAGAGCTGGCTGAGCGCGATGATCGGCACTTCCAGCTCCTTGGCCAGGGCCTTGAGCGTGGTGGTGATTTCGGTCAGTTCCTGCACGCGGTTCTGGCTCGATGCCTTGGTCGAGCCGGACAGCAATTGCAGATAGTCGACGATCAAGAGGTCCAGTCCCTTCTGCCGCTTCAGCCGCCGGGCGCGGGCGGCGAGCTGCGCCACCGAAATGCCGCCGGTATCGTCGATATAGAGCGGCACCTTGCTCATCATATTGGACACGTCGACCAGCTTGGCGAACTGGTTGTCGTGGATGCGGCCGCGCCGAATGTCGGAGGAGGAGATTTCCGCCTGCTCGGCCAGGACACGGGTGGCCAGCTGCTCGGAACTCATTTCCAGGCTGAAAAAGCCGACCTGGCCGCCATTGGCGGTCTTGATATGGCCGTCCGGTTCCACTTCGCCCCGCCAGGCCTTGGCGACGTTGAAGGCGATATTGGTGACCAGCGAGGTCTTGCCCATGGCCGGGCGGCCAGCCAGGATGATCAGGTCGCTGCGCTGCAGGCCGCCCATCTGCCGGTCGAGATCGTGCAGGTCGGTGGCGATGCCGGAAAGGCCGCCATCGCGCTGGAAGGCTTCGCCCGCCATCTGGATCGAGGCGCTGAGCGCGGTGCCGAAATTCTGGAAGCCGCCGTCATAGCGGCCCTTTTCGGCCAGTTGGAACAGTTCGCCCTCGACCTTCTCGATCTGCTTGACCGGGGTCATCTCGACGTCGGAATCGTAAGCCACGCCGACCATTTCCTCGCCCACCTGGATCAGGTTGCGGCGAATGGCCAGGTCATAGATCGCCTGCCCGTAATCAGCGGCGTTGAGCACCGTGGTCGCTTCCGCCGCCAGCCGCGACAGATATTGCATCATGGTGATGTCGGGCAGCAGCTGGTCGGGCAGGTGGGTCTTGAGCGTCGCCGGTTCCGCCGCCTTGCCGGCGCGGATGATCTTGCCGGCCAGCTCGTAGATTTCCCGGTGGATCGGCTCGTAGAAATGCTCGGGCAGCAGGAAATCGGCGACGCGATAGAAGGCGTCGTTATTGATCAGGATGGCGCCCAGCAGTGCCTGCTCCACGTCCACATTATGCGGCGCGACGCGAAAGGTCTTGTCTTCGGCGGGGTGGAGGCGTGCAATCTCGGCCATGATGGTCTCGGTGAGGCGTTAACCTTTCTTAACCACGCGACTCGCGCGTGTGTCTTGGTCTAAGGAGGGCAGGGTTAACGTTGTCCTGACCGCCCCTGTGAACATTGTGGAGAACGGGGAAAGCCGAAATCCCCCATTGCACGACAACGGGGCCTAAAAATGGCGAATCGGCATCGTGGTCCCGCAACGGAAAAGGGGCCGGCATTGCCGACCCCTTCCAGAACATTTGCGGATGATTGCCGACTATTCCTCGAAGCGGTCCTCGGCGGCCGCTTCGGCCTGGCCGGCGGCGAAATCGCCTTCTTCGTCGACCTCGAATGTGTGCACGGTCACGTCTTCGCCCTCAGCCTGGCGCTGGGCTTCGTCGTCCGAACGGGCGACGTTGACGGTGATCGAGACTTCCACTTCCGGGTGCAGGGCCAGGGCGATATTATGCACGCCGACCGACTTGATCGGATCGGGCAGTTCCACCTGGTTGCGCTGGACGATGAAGCCGTCATTGGCCAGGGCTTCGACGATGTCGCGGGCGGCGACCGAACCGTAGAGCTGGCCGGTTTCGCCAGCCTGGCGGATGATGATCACCGAGGCGCCGTTGAGACCTTCGGCAATGCCGGCGGCGGCATTGCGGCGCTCTTCGTTGCGCTGTTCGATATGGGCGCGCTCGGATTCGAACCGCTTGCGATTGGCTTCGGTGGCGCGCAGCGCCTTGCCCTGGGGCAGGAGGAAGTTACGGGCGTAACCGTCCTTGACGTTGACTTCGTCGCCGATCGTGCCGGTGCGGCCGATGCGCTCGAGCAGAATGACTTTCATGGGGATATCCTTGTGGCTGTCCCGTCCTTGCGACGGTTAGGAGCCGCGGACCATCCGCGACCCCAACAAATCCGGTAGGGCAGGGCCTTACTGGACGGCGTAGGGCATCAGGCCGATGAAGCGGGCGCGCTTGATGGCGCGGGCCAGTTCACGCTGCTTCTTGGCCGAAACGGCGGTGATGCGGCTCGGCACGATCTTGCCGCGCTCCGAGACGTAGCGGCTCAGCAGGCGCACGTCCTTGTAGTCGATCTTGGGCGCGCCCTCGCCCGAGAACGGGCAGGTCTTGCGGCGACGCTGGAACGGGCGACGGGCCTGGGAAGTGGTAAGGTCTTTGATAGCCATGGCTTTTCGTTCCTTTAATTAGAAGCGGCGGGGGCGACGGTCGCCGGAGAAACCGCCACGGTCGCCGCCCGGGCGGCCGTCGCGGTCGTCGCGATCGCGCTTCTGCATCATGGCCGAGGGGCCTTCTTCCAGCTCGTCCACGCGCACGGTCATGAAGCGCAGGATGTCTTCATTGATGCGCATCTGGCGCTCCATCTCGGCCACGGCGGCTGCCGGCGCTTCGATGTTGAGCAGGGTGTAATGCGCCTTGCGGTTCTTGCGGATGCGGTAGGAGAGACCCTTGAGGCCCCAATATTCGTTCTTGGTCACCTTGCCGCCGCCCTGGCCGAGCACGTCGGTCAGCTGGGTGGTCAGTTCCTCGACCTGCTGCTGGGACACGTCCTGGCGAGCGAGATAGATATGTTCGTAAAGGGCCATTGCTGCGCCTTCCTTTCGATTTCGATACGCAATGTCTGGCGCGGAGCCCCTTCGAAGCCCGGAAAGGCGTCAAAGCAGTCTTGCAAAGAGCGGGAACACGGGAGGCCGGACAAAAAATGCCCTATCTGCAATGCACAGACCCTCCGTTCAGCCCCCGGCCAAACGAATTGCTGGCGGCGCTATAGGGGAAAAAGGGGGAGAAGGCAAGCGGCCGGGGCGCCGCGCCTTGACTCTGCCGCACACTCCCGGCAAAGCGCGCCGCAACTGGACAGCCCCGTCGCGGGTTGTCACATTGCTTTGCAAGAGAGGGCCGATATGTCCAGCACCGCATTTACTTTTCCGGGCCAGGGCAGCCAGGCCGTCGGCATGGGCAAGGACCTGGCCGATGCCTATCCCGAGGCGCGCGTCGTGTTCGCCGAGGTGGACGAGGCGCTGGGGCAGAAGCTTTCCACCCTCATGTTCGAGGGCCCCGAGGACGACCTGCGCCTCACCGAGAATGCCCAGCCGGCCCTGATGGCCGCGAGCATGGCGGTCATGCGGGTGCTGGAGGCCAGGGGCGTCCATCTCCAGGATCGCGCCGCCTATGTCGCCGGCCATTCGCTGGGCGAATATTCCGCGCTTTGCGCCGCCGGCACCTTCTCGCTCGCCGATGCGGCCCGCCTGCTGCGCATTCGCGGCCAGGCCATGCAGAAGGCCGTGCCGGTCGGTCACGGCGCCATGGCCGCCTTGCTCGGCCTCGATCTCGACACCGCCAGGGCCGTCGCCGCCGAAGCCGGGCAGGGCGAGGTCTGCGACATCGCCAATGACAACGCCCCCGGCCAGGTCGTCGTTTCCGGCGCCACCGCCGCCATCGAGCGCGCCGTCGAAATCGCCAAGGGCAAGGGCGCCAGGCGCGCGCTGCTGCTGCCGGTCAGCGCGCCGTTCCATTGCTCGCTGATGCAACCCGCCGCCGACGCCATGGCCGCCGCGCTCGCCGAAGTCGACATGCAGGCGCCCGTCGTCCCCTTGGTTGCCAACGTTCTCGCCGCGCCCATTTCCGACCCGGCCGAAATCCGCCAGCGCCTCGTCGAGCAGGTCACCGGAATCGTGCGCTGGACCGAAAGCGTCACCTGGCTCACCACGGCCGGCGGCGTCGCCAATCTGGTTGAACTCGGCACCGGCAAGGTGCTGACCGGACTCGCAAAACGCATTGCGGCGGATGCCTCGGCCCGGGCGGTGAACAGCCCCGCCGATGTCGACGCCTTCATCGCTGAGCTTGGCGCCTGATTCATTTCCTGAAGCGCCTGATTCAATTTCTCTCGCAAGAGGCCCTAAATGTTTGATCTCACTGGAAAACGCGCTCTTGTCACCGGCGCCAGCGGCGGTATTGGCCGCGAAATCGCCAAGGCCCTGGCCGCCGCCGGCGCCAGCGTCGCCCTCTCCGGCACCCGCCTCGGCGCGCTGGAAGATACCGCCAAGGAAATCGGCAAGGATTGCCCGATTCTGCCGGCCAACCTTTCCAGGCTCGATGAAGTCGACAAGCTCGTGCCCGCCGCCGAAGCGGCTCTGGGCGGCCTCGATATTCTCGTCAACAATGCCGGCATGACCCGCGACAATCTCTTCATGCGCATGAAGGACGAGGAATGGGACGAGGTGCTGGCCGTCAATCTCACCGCTGCCTTCCATCTCAATCGCGCCGTGCTGCGCGGGATGATGAAGCAGCGCTGGGGCCGCATCATCGGCATTTCCTCGGTGGTCGGGGTCATGGGCAATCCGGGGCAGGGCAATTACGCCGCCTCCAAGGCCGGCCTGATCGGCATGAACAAGGCGCTGGCCTATGAAGTGGCCAGCCGCAACATCACCGTCAATTCCATCGCCCCCGGCTTCATCGCCTCGGCCATGACCGACGAGCTCAACGACAAGCAGCGCGAAACCATTCTGTCCACCGTCCCGGCGGGCCGCCTGGGCACCGCCCCCGAAGTCGCCGCCTGCGCCGTCTTCCTCGCCAGCGACGGCGCCGCCTACATCACCGGCCACACCCTCAACGTCAACGGCGGCATGGCGATGATTTGAGGCGAGAAGGCCATTCGCAGCCCGGTGTTATAGACCTCGTCCCTCGACGGGCTCAGGATGAGGTCTATAAGAGATGGTGTCTTCCCGTGGCCAAGCCCCTCCCGTCGCACCGCCTCTCCTAGACCTCATGGTGAGCCTGTCGAACCACGAGGTCGCGGCCACCTCGCTCTCCGCCACAGCCCCGCCCTCGCCCCGAAATCACCCCGCAAGGCCGCGAATTTCGCGTTTCCGCGAGCCTCCAACCCCATTCATTCCGGTCAAAACCCTTGGAAACCGGGCAAAACGCGGTTGGCTATTTGCGATTAGATGTGTTACCTCGCGCCGCGTTTACCCTTGCGGGTCTGCTTGCAGGCGTCCTTTAGGACGCCTACACTGCCGCCCAGCAAGCCAACAGTGCTTGAAGAATTGGCTCGTCGCCAATAAGAAGCGAAACGAAACTTCGATTTCTAAAAGGGAAGTCAAATTATGAGCGATGTCGCTGATCGGGTCCGCAAGATCGTTGTGGAACACCTCAATGTGGATGCCGAGAAGGTCACCGAAAAGGCCAGCTTCATCGACGATCTGGGCGCTGACTCCCTGGATCAGGTCGAGCTGGTTATGGCTTTCGAGGAAGAATTCTCGGTCGAGATTCCCGACGATGCCGCCGAGTCGATCCAGACTTTCGGCGATGCCGTCGCTTTCCTGACCAAGGCAACCAGCTAATAGCTGAGTTAGGCCGCTGACCATGGAATTGCGCCGCGTTGTCGTAACCGGACTGGGGCTTGTCACGCCTCTTGGCTGTGGTGTTGAGCCGACCTGGACCAACATTCTCGCGGGCAAGAGCGGTGCCAAGCGTATCGACGATTTCGAGATCGACGATATTGCCTGCCAGATCGCCCACCGCATTCCGCTCGGGGACTATGCCGATGGCAAGTACAATCCCGACGAATGGATGGAGGTGAAGGAGCAGCGCAAGGTCGATCCCTTCATCGTCTATGCCATGGCGGCAGCCACACAGGCCATTCAGGATGCCGGTGTCGAGCCCAAGACGCCCGAAGACCAGGAGCGCACTGGCGTTCTGATCGGTTCGGGCATCGGCGGCGTCGGCGGCATCTACGATGCCTCCGTCACCCTGCACGAAAAGGGCCCGCGCCGCATCAGCCCCTTCTTCATTCCGGGACGACTGATCAACCTCGCCTCTGGCCAGGTCTCGATTCGCTTCGGTCTGAAGGGCCCGAACCATTCCGTGGTTACGGCATGTTCGACCGGCGCCCATGCCATTGGCGATGCCGCCCGCCTCATCGCCCTTGGCGATGCGGATGTGATGGTGGCCGGTGGCACGGAAAGTTGCGTCAACCGCCTGTCTCTGGCCGGCTTCTCCGCCGCCCGCGCGCTGTCGACCGGCTTCAACGACAATCCCGTCGCCGCTTCCCGCCCCTATGACAAGGACCGCGATGGTTTCGTCATGGGCGAGGGCGCCGGCATCGTCGTGCTGGAAGACTATGAGCGGGCCAAGGCCCGCGGCGCCAAGATTTATGGCGAAGTGATCGGCTATGGCCTTTCGGGCGATGCCTACCACATCACCGCTCCCTCGCC
This genomic stretch from Devosia sp. YIM 151766 harbors:
- the rpsF gene encoding 30S ribosomal protein S6, translated to MALYEHIYLARQDVSQQQVEELTTQLTDVLGQGGGKVTKNEYWGLKGLSYRIRKNRKAHYTLLNIEAPAAAVAEMERQMRINEDILRFMTVRVDELEEGPSAMMQKRDRDDRDGRPGGDRGGFSGDRRPRRF
- the alr gene encoding alanine racemase, whose translation is MTLTSGLGGQLSIDLGALARNWRALDKVSAGALTAAVVKADAYGTGIDMASKALHAAGARFFFVATPDEGMAVRAAVPDAHIFILYGLYPGAANLYIRQNLMPVLSSMGMLEEWLNKCVERNEAYPAAFHFDTGINRLGFRLNEAAPVRERIEKLGFAPQMIMSHLACADTPNHEKNRTQLALFGSVTAQFPGIPASLANSAGLMTGRDYHFQMVRPGIALYGGRAVNGRRNPMQPVVTLHVPILQVTEGRTGESVGYGATYTLNRNSKLAVLGHGYADGFFRSLSGTNQRPGGKVFIRGKLCPVIGRISMDLTIVDITELGSDLPSPGEGAEVLGPNVDVDEQAEAAGTIGYELLTSLKGRYSRNYIGDGHLPD
- a CDS encoding replicative DNA helicase, with the protein product MAEIARLHPAEDKTFRVAPHNVDVEQALLGAILINNDAFYRVADFLLPEHFYEPIHREIYELAGKIIRAGKAAEPATLKTHLPDQLLPDITMMQYLSRLAAEATTVLNAADYGQAIYDLAIRRNLIQVGEEMVGVAYDSDVEMTPVKQIEKVEGELFQLAEKGRYDGGFQNFGTALSASIQMAGEAFQRDGGLSGIATDLHDLDRQMGGLQRSDLIILAGRPAMGKTSLVTNIAFNVAKAWRGEVEPDGHIKTANGGQVGFFSLEMSSEQLATRVLAEQAEISSSDIRRGRIHDNQFAKLVDVSNMMSKVPLYIDDTGGISVAQLAARARRLKRQKGLDLLIVDYLQLLSGSTKASSQNRVQELTEITTTLKALAKELEVPIIALSQLSRQVEARDDKHPQLADLRESGSIEQDADVVLFVYREEYYLKNKEPKEGTPEHLAWQGEMEKVHGKAEVIIAKQRHGPTGTVQLSFEAQFTRFGNLARADYLPERME
- the purF gene encoding amidophosphoribosyltransferase, whose translation is METLVTHTSDDDFDLDGDTLHEECGVFGILGHDDASTLTALGLHALQHRGQEAAGIVSFDGRQFRQEKHMGLVGDHYTNPAVLAKLPGNISIGHTRYSTTGEVALRNVQPLFAELEVGGIAVAHNGNFTNGLTLRRQIIATGAICQSTSDTEVVLHLIARSRHSSSTDRFIDAIRQMEGGYAMLAMTRTKLIAARDPVGIRPLVMGELDGKPIFCSETCALDIIGAKYIRDVENGEVIICEIQPDGSISVEARKPARKVAERPCLFEYVYFARPDSVVSGRSVYKARKNMGINLAKEAPVAADVVVPVPDGGTPAAIGYAQQSGIPFELGIIRNHYVGRTFIEPTQQIRAFGVRLKHSANRAEIAGKRVVLIDDSIVRGTTSIKIVQMMRDAGATEVHIRVASPMIFHSDYYGIDTPDPDKLLANQYADLEAMCRYIGADSLQFLSIDGVYEAVGGERRNMKAPQFTDHYFTGDYPTHLTDLNGRTMSDPKQISLLKEAG
- the rplI gene encoding 50S ribosomal protein L9, which encodes MKVILLERIGRTGTIGDEVNVKDGYARNFLLPQGKALRATEANRKRFESERAHIEQRNEERRNAAAGIAEGLNGASVIIIRQAGETGQLYGSVAARDIVEALANDGFIVQRNQVELPDPIKSVGVHNIALALHPEVEVSITVNVARSDDEAQRQAEGEDVTVHTFEVDEEGDFAAGQAEAAAEDRFEE
- the fabD gene encoding ACP S-malonyltransferase, coding for MSSTAFTFPGQGSQAVGMGKDLADAYPEARVVFAEVDEALGQKLSTLMFEGPEDDLRLTENAQPALMAASMAVMRVLEARGVHLQDRAAYVAGHSLGEYSALCAAGTFSLADAARLLRIRGQAMQKAVPVGHGAMAALLGLDLDTARAVAAEAGQGEVCDIANDNAPGQVVVSGATAAIERAVEIAKGKGARRALLLPVSAPFHCSLMQPAADAMAAALAEVDMQAPVVPLVANVLAAPISDPAEIRQRLVEQVTGIVRWTESVTWLTTAGGVANLVELGTGKVLTGLAKRIAADASARAVNSPADVDAFIAELGA
- the rpsR gene encoding 30S ribosomal protein S18; this encodes MKDLTTSQARRPFQRRRKTCPFSGEGAPKIDYKDVRLLSRYVSERGKIVPSRITAVSAKKQRELARAIKRARFIGLMPYAVQ
- a CDS encoding CvpA family protein codes for the protein MLTAFDVGVGVLVLISAILATARGLTREVLSLATWAGSAAIAVYMWQYHPDIARQYIAEPVVADIATVVVSFIVALIVLHLLTMRIADFVVDSRIGPIDRTLGFVFGVLRGVLIAIVITIFGLWLLPNNLPDWAANAQTLPHLRNMGDTLISMLPDGLEQQVTDILHGGGANLTEDTPAPPAPLDGTMDGTVDPTDPVIDQPIEPQA
- the radA gene encoding DNA repair protein RadA, whose product is MAKARSTFVCQSCGAVTSRWQGRCDACGEWNSIVEEIVDSGVGAGPKSAKAGGRVTNLVPLSGETESAARVVTGIAELDRVTGGGFVKGSALLVGGDPGIGKSTLLLQSAAALAGKGKRVVYVSGEEAVAQVRLRAQRLGLGDADVLLAAETNVEIILATLENGAPPDLVIIDSIQTLWTERVDSAPGTVTQVRTSAQALTRFAKKSGAAVVLVGHVTKDGQIAGPRVVEHMVDAVLYFEGDSSHTFRILRGVKNRYGATDEIGVFAMTELGLEQVANPSALFLDQRDKDAAGSAVFAGMEGTRPLLIEIQALVAPSPLGTPRRAVVGWDSSRLSMVLAVLETRCGVRIGANDIYLNVAGGLKINEPAADLAVAAALISSLTGSPLPADAVYFGEISLAGGVRPVVHGALRLREARKLGFGAVMTGKLGKADRGSGLEVTEYAQLSDMVSRIAAQGKRPMPEPEGW